The region GGTCGTGAAGAAGGGCTCGAAGATCTGTGCCTGCACGGCGGCATCCATGCCCTGGCCATTGTCCCGCACGCTGAGCTGGACAAATGATCCCGGATGCGAGCCCGGGTTCTTCCGCATGAAGGTCTCCCCCAGCTCCACCTTCGCCGTCGAGAGCGTGAGGCGTCCGCCCTTGGGCATGGCGTCGCGGGCATTGACGGCGAGGTTGATCAGAACCTGCTCGATCTGGCCCCGGTCGGCCTTGACGCGCGCGAGAACGGGGTCGAGCACCGTCACGAGCTCCACGTCCTCGCCGATGAGCCGCCGCAGCATCACCTCCGTGTCGGTGACCACGACGTTAAGATCGAGCACGGAGCGTTGAAGCATCTGGCGCCGGCTGAAGGCAAGGAGCTGGCGCGTCAGCCCAGCTGCGCGATCCGCCGTCTTGTGGATGAGATCGACATCGCGACGGTACGGGCTATCGGCCGGGAGGCGCTCCAAGAGGAGCGTGCTGCGTCCGCTGATGACCGTGAGCAGGTTGTTGAAGTCGTGCGCCACCCCGCCTGCGAGCCGCCCGATGGCTTCCATCTTCTGGGCCTGACGGAGCTGGGCCTCCCGATCGTGAAGCGCCCGCGCGGCCGTCTCCGTCTCGGCCCGGGCCCGCTTCTCGCCCTCGAAGGCGCGGGCATTTGCGATGGCGATGGCCGCGTGGTCGGACAGCCGCTTGAGGATGGACTCGTCGTGGTCGGTGAAGACGCGCGTGCTCCGCTGGTCGACGTAGAGGAGACCCTCCACGCGGCCTTCGATGCAGATGGGCACCACCATGGCGGCCAGCGCCGCCTCGGCCCGGGCCACCTCGTGGAAGGTGGAGGACACGCGGGGATCGTGAAGATAGTCCTCCGTACGGAACGGACGTCCGGTCTCGAAGGCTATCCCTCCCGCTCCGATGCCGGGAAGGACGCGCAGGTCGCGCCAGCCCTCGTACCGGGCGTCGGGCCAGTAGCAGAAGCGCATCGCGCTCTGATCGTCCCCGTCCTCGCGAAGGGCGATCCGGACCAGATCGGAGCGGCAGAGCTCCCGGGCGCCCTCCCCCACGCGCTGGAGGGTCGTGTCCAGATCGAGGGCCGCGGAGAGGCTCCGCGCGACATCGTCGAGCACCTCGGCCTCCCGACGCCGCTGCTCGGCCTCGCCGTAGAGGCGGGCATTCTCGAGGGCCAGGGCGGCCTGGTCGGCGAAGGCCTCGAGGATGGCGATATCGGTCGTGGTGAACACGCGCCCGAGCTTGTCGGCGATCATGAGGGAGCCCGTGATCTCGCCCTTGACCCGGAGCGGAACGGCCAGGAGCGCGCGATCGCCCGTGATCTCGACCCCGCGGCGGTGCTGCTCCGGGAGACGGATGGACGGATCACTCAAGACATCGGACACCCAGACCGGCTTGCCCTGGATCGTGGCCTGGCCCACCACGCCCGCTCCCGGTGGAAAGGTGTCCTCTTTGCCCCCGGGAGTGAGGCGGCCGCCCCAGGCCACCGACTTGAGCGAGCCGTCCGGCAGACGGCGCCGCAGACGGGAAAACGAGCCACCGAGAAGCGCGAGCACCCCATTGACGATGCGCGCGCCGACTTCGGCCTCATCGAGGCTTTCCGCCAACCCCCGCGCGACCGCGGCCAGCGCCTCGGCCTCGCGCCGGCGGCGCTCCGCCTCGCCGAAGAGCCGCGCGTTCTTGATGGCGAGAGCAGCCTGGGCGGCGAAGAGATCGATATCTTCCCGCTCCTCCTCCGTGGGCTGGGCACCCGTGGGGAGCGAGACGTTCAGGATGCCGAGCACGTCGTCGCCGTCGAGGAGCGGGACGCCGTAGAAGACCGTCAGGTCACGTCCGGCGTACCAGGCGACGTCGACGAAGCGCGGGTCGCTTCGCACGTCCAGGATCAGAAGCGGCTGGCGTGACCTGGCCACGACCTCGCTGAGGCCAGTACCGAACGGGATGATGCGGGGCCGGCCCGCCATGATGCCCGGGGCCCGGGCGAGCCGGTATCCCCCAGCCTCTCGGTCCACGAGCCGCACGAGGCAGACGCCGTCCGGCCTCACGGCGGTAACGGCGGCGGTGATCTCGGCCAGCACGGCCTCCAGATCGAGCGCACCCGCGATGGCTCGAAGCACGGAGGCAAAGTGCCGATGGCGGGGGTCCCTTGTCCTGGGCTCGGCTCCTGCCTGACCGTTCACGGACTCCATCGACATGGTCATCGGCAGTCACGAGGCGGAATCGGAGAGTGCCCCGTGACGCAAAGGCCTATCGCGCGAGGAGAATCCGCGCGGCGCGCGCGATGCCGGCGCCGTCGATACCGTAGTGGGCGTAGAGGTCCGGGCGGCTGCCCGATTGACCGAAGTGATCGACTCCGAGCGGGATCTGGGGCACGCCGAGCGCCGAGCCCAGGAAGGCGAGGCCATGGGAATGCCCATCCAGGACCGAGACGATGGGCACTCCCTCCTCCTCCGACGTGACGAGCTGCTCGAGATAGGGGCGTGACGCGCGCAGGCCCCGGTAGAGACGATCCGGGCTCGTCACCACGAAAAGGCTGGCCAAGATGCCCTCGGCGCGCAGGGCGCGGGCGGCCTCCATCGCCTCGGGCACCATGACCCCGGCCGCGAAGAGGCTCACGGCATTGTCTTCCGCATCCCATCCCGCCTCGGCTCGCGCGTCGATGAGCCGGTAGCCTCCGCGAAGAACCTGAGCGCGGTACTCGTCGGACGGCGGCGGGGCCAGAGATTGCGCGACGGGCTTGGTGGAGAGCCGCACATAGAGGCTCTCGCCACCCTCCCGGTCCAGCAGAGCGCGCAGCCCCTCGAGCAGGACCCACTCGACTTCGAGCGCGAAGGCGGGCTCGTAGTAGACGAGGGCGGGAAGCGCGATGCCAATGCCGGGCGTGATCACCGACTGGTGCGCCCCGCCCTCGGGCGAGAGGCTCACGCCGGAGGGCGTGGCCGCCACGATGAAGCGGCCTCCCGCGTACAGGGCATGGTAGAGCGCATCGAGCCCCCGCGTGACAAAGGGGTCGTAGAGAGTACCGATGGGTAGGAGCGGCACTCCCGAGAGCTCCGGGGCAAGGCCGAAGGCTCCCAGGGCCAGGAAGAGATTGTGCTCGGCGATGCCCAGCTCGACGTGCTGGCCGCGCGGCGACTCTCGCCAGGGCACGGCTTGCGGCACGTCGGCGAAGAAGTCCGGCTTCGCCGTTGGGGAATAGACGCCGGTGCGGGTGATCCAGGCGCCGAGGTGGGTCGTCACCGCCACGTCGGCCGAAAGGGTAACGACGTGCGCGCCCACGGGCAAGCGCGCCAGCCGGGACAGGGCGCGGCCGAAGGCCTCCTGGCTCGAGGAAGTCTCCGGGTAGCGCTCGTCGAGCGTTGCGGGCAGCTCCGGCGCCTCCACGCGGCGACCCGGCGCTCGGAAGGGAGCGGGGCGCTCACGGATCCATCGACCCTCGGGACTCGAATCCGGAAAGCGGTCCCACTCCGCGCCAGGCTTCACGCCGAGCGAGTCGCGAAGCGCCTCCATCTGAGTCGCGGTCAAGAGCGCGCCATGATTCATGGGATCGCCCGCCATGGGCAATCCCCAGCCCTTGATCGTCTGGGCGAGCACGACGCAAGGCTGTCCCGGGTGACGCCTGGCCTCGGCGAAGGCCTCCAGGATCTTGATCATGTCATGACCGCCCACGTCGGCGATGGCGGCCTGCAGCATCTCGTCCGAGAGATCAGTCACGGCCCGGTCGATCTCGGCGGACAGCTCTCCGTCGGGCAGCGTGGCGAGCGCCTTGCGTACGGAGCCCGCCGGCTTTCGCAGGAGGGCCTGGTACTCGGCACTGGACATCGCGTCGAGTCGCTGTCGCAGGGGCGGGCCGCCGGGCCGTGAGAAGAGAGTCTCGAGGCGGCACCCCCAGCGCAGCTCGATCACGTGCCAGCCCGCGGCGGCGAACCACTGCGCGAGCTGGCGCGGCCGCGCGTCGGGCGTGAGGCGATCGAGGCTCTGTCGATTGACGTCCACCATCCACAGGACATTTCCGAGCCCACCGAGCGGCTCCTCGAGGAGTGCTTCCCAGACATTGCCTTCGTCGAGCTCCGCGTCGCCCACCACGGCGATGAAGCGCTCGGGCGAGCGCACCTGCCAGTGGTCCTCGACATAGCGCGAGGCGAGGGCGCCGAAAAGCGTGCTGGCGGCGCCGAGGCCCATGGAGCCGGTCGAGAGATCCACGATGGCGGGGTTCTTGCGGCGGCTCGGATAGGCCTGCAGGCCGCCGAAGACACGCAGGCTCCGGAGATCCTCCGCGGTGAGGCGCCCGCGCAGGTACTCGATGGCATAGAAGGCCGGCGAGCCGTGGGCCTTGGTCGCCACCACGTCGCCCGCGCGGAGCTCCGCGAAGTACAGCGCGGTCATGAGGCTGACCACCGAGGCCGAGGAGGCTTGATGGCCGCCCACCTTGGTGCCGTCGGGATTGGGCCGGGAATTGGCGTGGTGGACCATCAGCGTGGAGAGCCAGAGCACCCGGCGCTGGATTTGCTCGAGCAGGACGGGGTCGGGAGTAGGCACGGGCTCGACGGTCATGGATTCATTACCTTAGCGCATTCCGCCGCGTCTGGTATGGTATCGGCGCCCGTGGATCTCTTCTCCCTTCCCGCCCTGGGCGCGCTCTGCGCGCTGGGATCCGGTCTGACGTGGGCGGTGACGAGCCTGCTCATCCGCACCGTGTGCCCTCCCCTGAGCTCGGTGACGGCGAGCGCGATCCGCGCGCTGCTGGGGGGAAGCCTCCTCCTCGTCTGGGTACTCCTGACGGGCGGCGTGGGGCGGCTGGCCTCGATGGGCGAGACCAACTTCCTGCTGCTCGTGGTCTCCATCGTGCTCGCCATCGCCATCGGCGATGTGCTGTTCTTCGAAAGCCTCCGCTTCATTGGCCTGGCGCGCGCCATGACCGTGTCCATGGTCTATCCGCTCATGAGCGCCGTGATGGCGGCCATCTTCCTCGGCGAGCCGCTGACCGCCCGCATGGGCGTGGGATCGCTGGTGACCGTCCTGGGACTTGCCCTTATCGTGCGCGCCCGTTCCGGTGCGCCGCCTCGCGAGGAGCGCTTCGCGCTCGGAATGGTCGCCGCCATCACGGCGGCCCTGGCCTGGGCGGGATCGCTCCTGGTCCTCAAGCCCGCCATGGGAGCGCTCGATCCCGTCACCGCCCAGGCGGTGCGTCTGCCCCTGGCCGGGGTCGTGCTCCTGGCCACGCCGTGGGGCTGGGAAGCTCCTCGCCACGTGCGGGCGGCGGATCGTGCCACCCTCTGGCGCGTCGTGCTGCTCGGGCTCTTGACCGCGGCGAGCTCCGTCCTCTTCGTGACGGGTATCAAGTGGGCGGAGGTGGCCGTGGCCGCAGTGCTCTCCTCGACCGCGCCCCTCTTCGCCCTGCCGCTGGGGCTCATCTTCCTGCGCGAGCGAGTGACGGGGGTTGCGGTGGCCGGCACGGTGATTACCCTGGCCGGCCTGGCGATCTTGCAGCTCTAGGACCCGCTAGGCAGACCTCGCATATCGTAGATCCCAGGTCTCCAATAGCAACTTTACCCCGCGGAGTAGAGATGGCCGAAATGGCTGGTTTCCCGGACCGATCCTCGTAAACCGTACTTTGGCATCATCGTGCTACCCTCGCCCAATGCTTGATATCTGGCGGTACATAGACCAGCCGAGCTCTAGTTGGGCAGACCAGTGGTGCGCCCCTCGATGAAGACGACTTGGGGGACAGTTATCATGAGACTGCCGATCAGAGGGCTCCCGGTCGTCGCGGCCGTCTTTCTTCTCGTCGCGCCAGGCGCCGCCCACGCGCAGCAGCCGGTGATGCCGGTGATCGGGTTCCTCGGCACCTCGACGGCCGCGGCCTGGGCAGGCTACGTGGCCGGGTTCCGTCAGGGGCTCAGCGAGGCCGGCTATGTCGACGGCCGCAACGTCACGATCGAATTCCGCTGGGCGGAGGGCCGATCCGATCGATTGTCGGCGCTCGCGGCTGATTTGGTCGGCCGTCGGGTGACCGTGGTCGTCACAAGCACTGGAGTGGCTGCGGCGCTTGCCGCGAAGGCCGCGACCCCGACCATCCCTGTCGTTTTCGTGATGGGGGCCGACCCGGTCGAGTTCGGTCTCGTCGCCAGTTTCAATCGGCCGGGCGGCAACCTCACGGGCGTAAGTTTCTTGCTCAATGTGCTCGTGCCGAAACGGCTGCAGGTGCTGCACCAATTGGTGCCGACAACCAGAGCCATCGGCGTGCTCGTTCACCCGAACAACCCCAATGCCGTGTCCGACACGAAAAATGTCGAGGCGGCGGCCCGCGCGCTCCGGCTGCGGACCCATGTCGTGACCGCCCGAACCGAACGCGACTTCGATGCGGCATTCGCCATCGTGATCGCAGATGTGCTCACTGCCGAGCATCGCGAACGAATCGTGGCCCTCGCGACAAGGAATCGGCTACCGGTGATTTCCGAGTTTCGGAACTTCGCTGACTCCGGCGCCCTCCTTACGTATGGTTCCAGCGGGCCCGACGCCGGCCGACGCGCCGCGTACTTTGTGGACAAGATTCTCAAGGGCGCGAACCCCGCCCATCTACCCGTCGAGCAGCCGACCAAGTTCGAGTTGGTCATCAATCTTAGGGCCGCGAAGGCTCTTGGGCTGGCGATCCCGCCGTCGCTACGATTACGGGCGAACCACGTCATAGAGTCAGTTCACGCTGCCCAACATCACGCTGCAGCGGACTGGCCGCTCGCCCTGCTCGCGCCCCGGGCGCTGAGCGGTACGTTCGACGCACGACGAACCAATCGACGGTAACAGCTCCGCTTGAGAGGATAAGCGATGATGAGACGGCGGCTCTTCCTGGCGAGTGCGCTGAGCGCGTTCGGCCTTTCCCAAACGCAAGTGGCTCGCGCCGCGGAACGGCGGACGGCTCAGGTGGCTGAGCCGCTCGTCTGGCCGGTCGTCAGCTTACCGCCGAACGGCATTCGATCCTTCGCCGGTCACACCAACACGGTCGTGGATATCGCCGGCCGGATCGGGACACCACCGAGCCTCGTGATCTTCAGCGAGGGCAATCACTTGATGGTCCTGCTCAGCAAGGACATTGTCGGTGCGTTCGCGACATGGGCCAAAGCACAACCGCACTATGCGGATCTCAACCTGGACAACGTCGTGGTCGTGACCCTGCCGCAGCCGATCGTCGTCCAAATGGTGCGCACGGGCGCAGTCGCGCTCGGCAATCTCACGATCGACTTCACCCGTGCGTCTGGCCTCTACCCTGATATCGTCATGGGTGGACCGGCCCCGCTGCAGGAATTGTACAAACTCGGAGTTCTCCAGCCGCAGGCCCGTTACTTCTCGCGGAATCGCGGCCGCGCGCTGCTTGTCCGCAAGGGCAATCCCCTCCGGATTCGTGGCCTTGCCGACGTGGCGCGTACTGGCGCCCGCGTCGCGCAAGCTGATTCGGTCGAGGCAGGCGCGCGCGCCGGCAACCGCGCCGCGATCGAAGGGCTGGTGGGAAAGCCGGCCGCCGACGCCTTCTTCGCCAATGAGGTCGAGCACTTTCCCGGCCGCCTCGGTATCACTCATCGGGATGTCCCCGAGATGGTCGCGCGTGGCTATGCCGACGTGGGCCTCACGCAGTACCATCTCATTTCATATTGGGCGCGCACCTTCCCCAATCAATTCGTGTTGGTGCCCATCGCGGGAGCGGAGCGATTTCCCGTCAAGATCGCCTTTGGCCGTGTCATTGGCCCGCTGCGCGCCCAGGCGGCGAAGGCGTTCGAGGAATTCTTCTTCAGCCAGGCGAGGGACGTCTATCCTCGATATGATTTCGCGCGGATGACTGACGACGAGTATGGAGCGGTGTTAGCGCTCGATTGATCGATGAGTAATGGAACGAGGCCGCAGCGCCTGTCAGCAAAGATCGACAGCTGAAAGTCGCAGTCCTTGCCGCCTGGTCGATGTCCTTGGCGAGTAGGGCTTGGTCCGCCTGCCAAGGGTCTCAGGTGATCGATCAATGACCGATGAGCAACTCCCGGATATCGGAGGTGGACTGGACCTCAGGATGTCTGTTGAAAGGGCGGCTCACGATCACTGTGCAGGCGGACACGGTCTCGATCTCACGGCCAGCGGGTGGAGGACGTCGATCGCCCACCCCACGTCCAGGCGCTCTCCGAGCCAGCCGGCGCACGCCGTCCGCGCGTCGATGTGAAGGCCCTGGGCGTCGTGACGCGCCCGGAGAAGCTTGATGGGATCGTCGGGGACCCGCGGCAGGTGGCGGCACCTCGGGGAGCGGGCGGCCGTCCGGCCGCCGGAACCGCAGCGCCCCGTCAGGTCCGCGCGCGACCTGATAGCCCTCCTCGTGCACCGCCCGATGATGCCGGCGACACAGCAGGGCGAGGTTGAAGAGGGTGGTCGGGCCGCCGTGGGCCCAATGGCGGAGATGATGCCCCTGGGTGAAGCGCACGCCGCACCCCGGGAAGCGGCAGCAGCCTTGGTCCCGATGGTGGAGGGCACGGCGTAAAGCCGGAGGAATCGTCCGGGTCCGGGCCCCGATCTCCACTAAGCGCCCTTTGTCGTCGTGGCGGATCACCACCCGGCTCGCGTCACACGCCAACCGCCGGGACGTTTCTGCAGAAACGTGAGTACCCCCCTCGAGGACGGACTGGCCTGGGCGCTCCGGATCGGCCAGCACCTGGGCGTCGACGTGGACCACTACCTGGTAGCGCTCACCCGAAGTGCCGGGATCGAGGCCGTGGTGCAGGGCCGTCTCCGCGAGCAGGGCCAGCGCATCCGCCTGCTGCTGATAGACCGGGGGCGTTTCCGCGGAAACGTCCCCGAAACCTGCCGAGGCCCTGGCCCGCTCTCGGGCCCGCTGATAGAGGCTCTCGCGGGCGGCGGCCAGGACTTGCATGACCAGCGCTCCCACCTCCGGCTCGAGCCGCCCCCGCAGCACCACCATGCCGTCCTCGTCCTGATACACGTGCAGGGCTCGCATCGCGTGCCGGCGCTTCGTCTCCCGCGCCTCGGCCCGCCGATCCACGCACCGCCACCCGCGCACGATCCGCTCGACGTGGGCAGCCGTGCCGGCGCGCCCCACCACAAGCAGGCGGGCTTCGGTCTCCGGCGTGGCCACGCGGGTCAGGGCGCGGACCTTGGCGTAGGACAGCTCCCCGCGGCCAAGGGCCTCGGCCAGGAGCGGCAGCGTGCCGAGCGCGCGGGCCACTCGGACCCGCTCCCGGGCCGCGCCCAGGTCGAGCCCCACCCGCCAGGAGAGCCAGGCCGCGCAGGAGCGGAAGCCCGTGTTCCAGCCGCCGCGGGCGTCGAATGCTCGGATCAGCTCGAGCAGGCGCGCGGTGGCGGCGTCGAGATGGGCGGACAGCTCGGCGATCTCGTCGCCGAGTCGGTCCAGCGCCGAAACAGGTTGCTGAGTAGATAGCGAATGGATCTGCATGGGGAGACCCTCCTGTTGAAACAACTCTATCCCCTGATTTTCGAGCCATCTGGAGGCGCCAGAACGTGCGATCTCGAGCCGAAAATCTTTTTTGCTCCGATCGCATCCAGCTGTCGACCGGTGAGCCCGTGAGTGCCTCTGGGCTGACGCTATCTGAAGATTGCCGGAGAATGACCGGGGCGCGGCGACGAAGCTGTCAAGCGGCAAAATGATTTGTGGTGTATCCGCGCAGATACCCGCGCAGGCGCGCGGGGGCAACAAACGAGCCAGGCGTGTCGCAGGTCGGCCCCTCACCCTGCCCTCTCCCCAGAGGGGAGAGGGATGCAGTGGAACCGATCAAGCGTGCTTGCGGAGCTCCAGGCGGCCGATCTGGCGGCGGTGGACCTCGTCGGGGCCGTCGGCGAAGCGCAGGGTGCGCGAGTGCGCCCACATGGAGGCCAGGGGAAACTCCTGGCTCACCCCGCCGCCGCCGTGAAGCTGCATGGCGCGCTCGACCACGGCCAGGGTGATGTTCGGCACGGCCACCTTGATCTCGGCGATGGCCTGCTTGGCCGCCTTGTTGCCCACCGTGTCCATCATGTAGGCGGCGTGTAGGACGAGAAGCCGCGCCTGATCGATCTCGATGCGCGACTGCGCGATGCGCTCGAGGGTGATGTCGTTGTCGGCGAGCGGCTTGCCGAAGGCGATGCGCGTGGTCGAGCGACGGCACATCAGCTCCAGGGCGCGCTCGGCCACGCCGATCTGGCGCATGCAATGATGAATGCGCCCGGGCCCCAGGCGGCCCTGGGCGATCTCGAAACCCCGCCCCTCTCCCAGGAGCATGTTGGAGGCGGGGACGCGCACGTTCTCGAAGACGACTTCCCCGTGGCCGTGGGGCGCGTCGTCGTAGCCGAAGACCTTCAGCATGCGGAGGATCTTGATGCCGGGCGCGTCGCGCGGCACCAGGATCATGGACTGCTGCT is a window of Candidatus Methylomirabilota bacterium DNA encoding:
- a CDS encoding DUF222 domain-containing protein, with translation MQIHSLSTQQPVSALDRLGDEIAELSAHLDAATARLLELIRAFDARGGWNTGFRSCAAWLSWRVGLDLGAARERVRVARALGTLPLLAEALGRGELSYAKVRALTRVATPETEARLLVVGRAGTAAHVERIVRGWRCVDRRAEARETKRRHAMRALHVYQDEDGMVVLRGRLEPEVGALVMQVLAAARESLYQRARERARASAGFGDVSAETPPVYQQQADALALLAETALHHGLDPGTSGERYQVVVHVDAQVLADPERPGQSVLEGGTHVSAETSRRLACDASRVVIRHDDKGRLVEIGARTRTIPPALRRALHHRDQGCCRFPGCGVRFTQGHHLRHWAHGGPTTLFNLALLCRRHHRAVHEEGYQVARGPDGALRFRRPDGRPLPEVPPPAAGPRRSHQASPGASRRPGPSHRRADGVRRLARRAPGRGVGDRRPPPAGREIETVSACTVIVSRPFNRHPEVQSTSDIRELLIGH
- a CDS encoding GAF domain-containing protein, whose translation is MLRAIAGALDLEAVLAEITAAVTAVRPDGVCLVRLVDREAGGYRLARAPGIMAGRPRIIPFGTGLSEVVARSRQPLLILDVRSDPRFVDVAWYAGRDLTVFYGVPLLDGDDVLGILNVSLPTGAQPTEEEREDIDLFAAQAALAIKNARLFGEAERRRREAEALAAVARGLAESLDEAEVGARIVNGVLALLGGSFSRLRRRLPDGSLKSVAWGGRLTPGGKEDTFPPGAGVVGQATIQGKPVWVSDVLSDPSIRLPEQHRRGVEITGDRALLAVPLRVKGEITGSLMIADKLGRVFTTTDIAILEAFADQAALALENARLYGEAEQRRREAEVLDDVARSLSAALDLDTTLQRVGEGARELCRSDLVRIALREDGDDQSAMRFCYWPDARYEGWRDLRVLPGIGAGGIAFETGRPFRTEDYLHDPRVSSTFHEVARAEAALAAMVVPICIEGRVEGLLYVDQRSTRVFTDHDESILKRLSDHAAIAIANARAFEGEKRARAETETAARALHDREAQLRQAQKMEAIGRLAGGVAHDFNNLLTVISGRSTLLLERLPADSPYRRDVDLIHKTADRAAGLTRQLLAFSRRQMLQRSVLDLNVVVTDTEVMLRRLIGEDVELVTVLDPVLARVKADRGQIEQVLINLAVNARDAMPKGGRLTLSTAKVELGETFMRKNPGSHPGSFVQLSVRDNGQGMDAAVQAQIFEPFFTTKEPRKGTGLGLSTVYGIVKQHDGYIAVASEQWRGTVFDIYLPSVAAAVAEPEAPLVIERGPAGRETILLVEDEEAVRELARDVLRSAGYRVFEAAEPAEAMRLWSLHTDEIQLLVTDMVMPRMTGREIAETLAPVRPDLCVVYMSGYTDDPVVREGEASVPGVFLKKPFSVDGLLQAARSALDGAIS
- a CDS encoding DMT family transporter; the protein is MDLFSLPALGALCALGSGLTWAVTSLLIRTVCPPLSSVTASAIRALLGGSLLLVWVLLTGGVGRLASMGETNFLLLVVSIVLAIAIGDVLFFESLRFIGLARAMTVSMVYPLMSAVMAAIFLGEPLTARMGVGSLVTVLGLALIVRARSGAPPREERFALGMVAAITAALAWAGSLLVLKPAMGALDPVTAQAVRLPLAGVVLLATPWGWEAPRHVRAADRATLWRVVLLGLLTAASSVLFVTGIKWAEVAVAAVLSSTAPLFALPLGLIFLRERVTGVAVAGTVITLAGLAILQL
- a CDS encoding substrate-binding domain-containing protein, translating into MRRRLFLASALSAFGLSQTQVARAAERRTAQVAEPLVWPVVSLPPNGIRSFAGHTNTVVDIAGRIGTPPSLVIFSEGNHLMVLLSKDIVGAFATWAKAQPHYADLNLDNVVVVTLPQPIVVQMVRTGAVALGNLTIDFTRASGLYPDIVMGGPAPLQELYKLGVLQPQARYFSRNRGRALLVRKGNPLRIRGLADVARTGARVAQADSVEAGARAGNRAAIEGLVGKPAADAFFANEVEHFPGRLGITHRDVPEMVARGYADVGLTQYHLISYWARTFPNQFVLVPIAGAERFPVKIAFGRVIGPLRAQAAKAFEEFFFSQARDVYPRYDFARMTDDEYGAVLALD
- a CDS encoding transketolase C-terminal domain-containing protein; the protein is MTVEPVPTPDPVLLEQIQRRVLWLSTLMVHHANSRPNPDGTKVGGHQASSASVVSLMTALYFAELRAGDVVATKAHGSPAFYAIEYLRGRLTAEDLRSLRVFGGLQAYPSRRKNPAIVDLSTGSMGLGAASTLFGALASRYVEDHWQVRSPERFIAVVGDAELDEGNVWEALLEEPLGGLGNVLWMVDVNRQSLDRLTPDARPRQLAQWFAAAGWHVIELRWGCRLETLFSRPGGPPLRQRLDAMSSAEYQALLRKPAGSVRKALATLPDGELSAEIDRAVTDLSDEMLQAAIADVGGHDMIKILEAFAEARRHPGQPCVVLAQTIKGWGLPMAGDPMNHGALLTATQMEALRDSLGVKPGAEWDRFPDSSPEGRWIRERPAPFRAPGRRVEAPELPATLDERYPETSSSQEAFGRALSRLARLPVGAHVVTLSADVAVTTHLGAWITRTGVYSPTAKPDFFADVPQAVPWRESPRGQHVELGIAEHNLFLALGAFGLAPELSGVPLLPIGTLYDPFVTRGLDALYHALYAGGRFIVAATPSGVSLSPEGGAHQSVITPGIGIALPALVYYEPAFALEVEWVLLEGLRALLDREGGESLYVRLSTKPVAQSLAPPPSDEYRAQVLRGGYRLIDARAEAGWDAEDNAVSLFAAGVMVPEAMEAARALRAEGILASLFVVTSPDRLYRGLRASRPYLEQLVTSEEEGVPIVSVLDGHSHGLAFLGSALGVPQIPLGVDHFGQSGSRPDLYAHYGIDGAGIARAARILLAR
- a CDS encoding acyl-CoA dehydrogenase family protein, producing MEFEYSKKTKMYMEQLTDFMNKHVYAAEPVFAEQLDQGPTRWQIPPIMEELKAKARERGLWNLFLPESERGAGLTNLEYAPLCEIMGRSPIAPESFNCSAPDTGNMETIERYGTPEQKKQWLEPLLEGKIRSAFAMTEPKVASSDATNIESSITRDGDHYVINGHKWWTSGIGDPRCKILIFMGKTDAKNPDRYKQQSMILVPRDAPGIKILRMLKVFGYDDAPHGHGEVVFENVRVPASNMLLGEGRGFEIAQGRLGPGRIHHCMRQIGVAERALELMCRRSTTRIAFGKPLADNDITLERIAQSRIEIDQARLLVLHAAYMMDTVGNKAAKQAIAEIKVAVPNITLAVVERAMQLHGGGGVSQEFPLASMWAHSRTLRFADGPDEVHRRQIGRLELRKHA
- a CDS encoding ABC transporter substrate-binding protein, producing MRLPIRGLPVVAAVFLLVAPGAAHAQQPVMPVIGFLGTSTAAAWAGYVAGFRQGLSEAGYVDGRNVTIEFRWAEGRSDRLSALAADLVGRRVTVVVTSTGVAAALAAKAATPTIPVVFVMGADPVEFGLVASFNRPGGNLTGVSFLLNVLVPKRLQVLHQLVPTTRAIGVLVHPNNPNAVSDTKNVEAAARALRLRTHVVTARTERDFDAAFAIVIADVLTAEHRERIVALATRNRLPVISEFRNFADSGALLTYGSSGPDAGRRAAYFVDKILKGANPAHLPVEQPTKFELVINLRAAKALGLAIPPSLRLRANHVIESVHAAQHHAAADWPLALLAPRALSGTFDARRTNRR